The DNA window ACGATGTGTTCAAAAAGGGCAAAGTCTTAATAACATATATTATGGCGGGCGATCCCGATTTGGACAAAACTTATGAAACGGTGTTAAAGTTGGAGCAATTGGGCGTGGGGATAGTGGAATTGGGCATACCGTTTTCCGATCCCTCCGCGGACGGCGACGCAATCGTAAGAGCGGGCGAAAGGGCGCTAAAAAACAATTATACGACAGAAGACTATTTGGCGCTTATCCAAAAAATCCGCCAAGCCAGCCAAATACCTTTGGTTGTTATGGCGTATGCCAATACGGTTTTTTGTTACGGCGCGGACAGGTTTTTCGCGCGGCTAAAGGCGGCGGGCGGCGACGGCGTGATTATTCCGGACGCGCCTTACGAAGAAAGCGGCGAATTCGCGCCCTATGCCAAAAACCACGGTATAGACTATATCCCGCTGGTTTCGCCCTCGTCAAAGGACAGAATCCAGACGATAACCGCCCAAGCCTCAGGGTTTGTCTATTGCATAAGCTCTTTTGGGGTTACGGGCGTAAGGGAGACAATAGACCACAAAATTCATAAAATTTACGACCCTATAAAGCTGCCTAAGGCCGTAGGTTTTGGCATATCCAAAATAGAGCATATCAAAGAATTGGCCAAATATTTTGACGGGGTTATTATCGGCTCAAAAATCGTGGAATTTTTGGAAAACAACCAAGTCGCTGAAATGGAAAACTTTGTAAAAGAAGCGGTCAAGGCTTTGGCGTAAAACTTAAAAAACATGTTAAAAATTTTTAAAAAACACGGCGCAAATAGCCGTGTTTT is part of the Clostridiales bacterium genome and encodes:
- a CDS encoding tryptophan synthase subunit alpha, encoding MSRIDDVFKKGKVLITYIMAGDPDLDKTYETVLKLEQLGVGIVELGIPFSDPSADGDAIVRAGERALKNNYTTEDYLALIQKIRQASQIPLVVMAYANTVFCYGADRFFARLKAAGGDGVIIPDAPYEESGEFAPYAKNHGIDYIPLVSPSSKDRIQTITAQASGFVYCISSFGVTGVRETIDHKIHKIYDPIKLPKAVGFGISKIEHIKELAKYFDGVIIGSKIVEFLENNQVAEMENFVKEAVKALA